One window of the Parasphingopyxis algicola genome contains the following:
- a CDS encoding HAD family hydrolase, protein MSRPLVICDCDEVLLHMVSHFGDWLDEAHDLDFVLEGGNFIDAVRPRDGSPPLQGEEIWPLLNGFFDTEMHRQTIVPGASEALVSISEYAEVVILTNLQDEFRTARAKQLSRFGIEFPVHTNQGGKGDKVERLLVEHAPPLAFFVDDLGVHHESVARTAPQVWRLHMIAEPSLAPHVPPADHAHARIDDWHEAQHWIIDRITEGESA, encoded by the coding sequence ATGAGCCGTCCGCTCGTCATCTGCGATTGCGATGAAGTGCTGCTGCACATGGTCAGCCATTTCGGCGACTGGCTCGACGAAGCCCATGATCTCGATTTCGTGCTCGAAGGCGGTAATTTCATCGATGCCGTGCGCCCGCGCGACGGCAGTCCGCCCTTGCAGGGCGAGGAGATCTGGCCGCTCCTCAACGGATTTTTCGATACCGAGATGCATCGCCAGACGATCGTACCCGGTGCAAGCGAAGCGCTGGTTTCGATTTCCGAATATGCCGAGGTCGTCATCCTCACCAATCTGCAGGACGAGTTCCGCACCGCGCGCGCCAAGCAGCTCAGCCGGTTCGGTATCGAATTCCCGGTCCACACCAATCAGGGCGGCAAGGGGGACAAGGTCGAGAGGCTGCTCGTCGAACATGCCCCGCCGCTAGCCTTTTTCGTCGACGATCTCGGCGTTCATCACGAATCCGTCGCGCGCACCGCGCCGCAGGTCTGGCGGCTGCACATGATCGCCGAACCGTCGCTCGCCCCGCACGTTCCGCCCGCCGACCATGCCCATGCCCGGATC
- a CDS encoding DUF3572 family protein — MADDTNGEIGLDAAAVALRALAWILGEEDRAQRLLALTGLTAGHLRAALGEPATLAAVIRFLEAYEPDLIACAEAIQSSPEDLVAARRELEA, encoded by the coding sequence ATGGCGGACGATACAAATGGCGAGATCGGGCTGGATGCGGCGGCCGTGGCGCTGCGCGCGCTCGCCTGGATCCTGGGCGAGGAGGATCGGGCGCAGCGTCTCCTGGCGCTGACCGGGCTGACCGCCGGTCATCTGCGCGCGGCGCTGGGCGAACCCGCGACGCTGGCGGCCGTGATCCGGTTTCTCGAGGCCTATGAGCCGGACCTGATCGCTTGCGCGGAGGCGATTCAATCCTCACCTGAGGATCTGGTAGCCGCACGAAGGGAATTGGAAGCATGA
- a CDS encoding response regulator, whose amino-acid sequence MAKKVLVVEDNDLNRKLFCDLLRAHDFEPEPLSDGREALKTAKAKTPDLIIMDIQMPHVSGLDLIGALKKDAGLKAIPIMAVTAYAAKGDEERIRDAGAESYVSKPISVVKFIEEVRALI is encoded by the coding sequence GTGGCGAAAAAGGTGCTCGTTGTCGAGGACAACGATCTCAACCGAAAACTTTTTTGCGACCTTCTGCGCGCGCACGACTTCGAACCCGAACCGTTGAGCGACGGACGCGAGGCGCTGAAGACCGCAAAGGCGAAGACGCCCGATCTCATCATCATGGATATCCAGATGCCGCATGTCAGCGGACTCGATCTGATCGGGGCGCTGAAGAAAGACGCCGGCCTCAAGGCCATTCCGATCATGGCGGTAACCGCCTATGCGGCGAAGGGCGACGAGGAACGGATTCGCGATGCGGGCGCCGAGAGCTATGTCTCGAAACCGATATCGGTGGTGAAATTTATCGAGGAAGTGCGGGCTCTGATCTAA
- the rpmG gene encoding 50S ribosomal protein L33, with the protein MAKPATVKIKLVSSEGTGFFYVTKKNPRNLTEKMVMRKYDPVARKHVEFKEAKIK; encoded by the coding sequence ATGGCCAAACCGGCGACCGTGAAAATCAAACTCGTCAGCTCGGAAGGTACGGGCTTCTTCTACGTAACGAAGAAGAATCCGCGCAACCTCACCGAGAAGATGGTCATGCGGAAATATGATCCCGTCGCGCGCAAGCATGTCGAGTTCAAGGAAGCCAAGATCAAATAG
- a CDS encoding TMEM165/GDT1 family protein gives MDAFFLPLVAAALAEWGDKTQIVAMLLAMRFAKPIPILIAIAAAAAINMSIAAFGGSLLTQMIAPDAALLFLALGFLFAAVGAFIPFRDPDAGEGWKIGAFATSFAAFLAVEFGDKTQFITAGFGAISPHWPFAAAGATLGVLLGCAPAVMLGSALRETLPLPTIRKGIGALFLLISSIIAINAFSLI, from the coding sequence ATGGACGCCTTCTTTCTACCCCTTGTCGCGGCGGCGCTCGCGGAATGGGGCGACAAGACGCAGATCGTAGCCATGCTCCTGGCCATGCGCTTCGCCAAGCCGATACCCATCCTGATCGCGATCGCCGCGGCCGCCGCGATCAATATGAGCATCGCGGCCTTTGGCGGATCGCTGCTGACTCAGATGATCGCGCCGGACGCCGCGCTGCTGTTCCTTGCGCTCGGATTCCTGTTCGCCGCGGTCGGCGCCTTCATTCCCTTTCGCGATCCGGATGCCGGGGAAGGCTGGAAAATCGGTGCTTTCGCCACGAGTTTCGCGGCGTTTCTCGCGGTCGAATTCGGCGACAAGACGCAGTTCATCACCGCCGGCTTCGGGGCGATCTCGCCGCACTGGCCCTTCGCCGCCGCCGGGGCGACGCTTGGCGTCCTGCTCGGTTGTGCGCCGGCCGTGATGCTCGGCAGCGCGTTGCGGGAAACCCTGCCGCTCCCGACAATCCGGAAGGGCATCGGTGCGCTATTCCTCCTTATTTCATCGATAATTGCGATCAATGCCTTCTCTTTGATCTAA
- a CDS encoding Dps family protein — protein MAEANLATPTDLNDNKLKDVAQALNRILADSYALYLKTKNFHWHVSGPHFRDYHLMLDEQAAAILATTDDIAERVRKTGGTTLRSIGDIARHQTISDNDEEFVSAGDMLTELREDNLKLVEALREAKEAAEAAGDNATDGLLDDWTDQAEERAWFLFEAGRSG, from the coding sequence ATGGCAGAAGCAAATCTCGCGACACCGACGGATCTCAACGACAACAAGCTGAAGGACGTCGCACAGGCGCTGAACCGGATTCTCGCAGACAGCTATGCGCTGTACCTGAAGACCAAGAATTTCCATTGGCATGTGTCGGGTCCGCATTTCCGCGACTATCACCTGATGCTCGACGAACAGGCGGCGGCGATCCTCGCCACCACCGACGATATCGCCGAGCGCGTGCGCAAGACCGGCGGTACGACGTTGCGCTCGATCGGCGACATTGCGCGTCACCAGACGATCAGCGACAATGACGAGGAATTCGTCAGCGCCGGCGACATGCTGACCGAGCTGCGCGAGGACAATCTCAAGCTCGTCGAAGCGCTGCGCGAAGCCAAGGAAGCGGCCGAGGCCGCCGGCGACAATGCGACCGACGGGTTGCTCGACGACTGGACGGATCAGGCTGAAGAACGCGCCTGGTTCCTCTTCGAAGCCGGTCGTTCGGGCTAG
- a CDS encoding DUF1328 family protein, with translation MLRWALIFLVLGLVLALFGFGGIGGAFVGIAKILFYVAVAIFLLFFAMHLMGSRRV, from the coding sequence ATGTTACGTTGGGCGCTCATTTTTCTCGTGCTCGGTCTCGTTCTCGCGCTGTTCGGCTTCGGCGGCATAGGCGGCGCCTTTGTCGGCATCGCGAAGATCCTGTTCTATGTCGCCGTCGCGATCTTCCTGCTGTTCTTCGCCATGCACCTGATGGGCAGCCGCAGGGTCTAG
- a CDS encoding DUF6265 family protein, protein MRALVILASLLLPASLAAQEVRSLGDATSPPATLDQIAWLAGSWQGTGLGGESHEAWLPPINGQMAGIFHQSGDGELQFYEILQFVERDGSLVLRLKHFNRDLSGWEDNTAESAVEFPLVAIEDNAAYFSGLTYERVGEEGLRIYLRLRSGEETRVETFELTRID, encoded by the coding sequence ATGCGCGCGCTCGTTATCCTGGCATCGCTGCTGCTGCCCGCGTCGCTCGCCGCGCAAGAGGTGCGGTCGCTCGGCGACGCGACCTCGCCCCCCGCCACGCTCGACCAGATCGCCTGGCTGGCCGGCAGTTGGCAGGGCACCGGACTGGGCGGCGAAAGCCATGAAGCCTGGCTGCCGCCGATCAACGGACAGATGGCGGGCATTTTTCACCAGAGCGGCGATGGCGAGTTGCAATTCTACGAAATCCTCCAGTTCGTCGAACGCGATGGCTCGCTGGTTCTCCGCCTCAAGCATTTCAATCGCGATCTTTCCGGCTGGGAGGACAATACGGCCGAATCCGCGGTCGAGTTCCCGCTCGTCGCCATCGAGGATAATGCCGCCTATTTCTCCGGTCTGACCTACGAACGGGTCGGCGAAGAGGGGCTGCGTATCTATCTGCGCCTGCGCAGCGGGGAAGAAACACGCGTCGAGACCTTCGAACTGACGCGGATCGACTAG
- a CDS encoding cisplatin damage response ATP-dependent DNA ligase codes for MRRFAQLLDRLVYTRSRNAKLRLIADYLRSTSDPDRGWALAALTGSVDIPGVKRAAVKAIVDERVDPVLFRMSRDYVGDTAETVSLIWPARETADTDIADLSISAVIERLMRLGRADAPAALADMLDRLDPPGRYALLKLAMGGLRVGVSARLAKTAFAQAFDLDVEAVEEVWHGLKPPYPELFAWGDGGEQPSIDDIPVFRPFMLAHPLGETTVSMDEFAAEWKWDGIRIQLVHVGGETRLFSRTGDDISHSFPDIAEAFRETGALDGELLVRGEAQGGTEGGAASFNALQQRLGRKNVSAKMRAEFPAFVRLYDILFDDGEDLRALPWTARRERLEAFVPRLPDDRFDLSSIIEAETFDALAALRDGARDAAIEGVMLKRRDSEYRAGRKTGLWYKWKRDPLTADCVIMYAQRGSGKRSSFYSDYTFGCWTADGELHPVGKAYSGFSDEELKWLDRFVRTNTLNRFGPVREVEKTLVVEVAFDSVHESKRHKSGLAMRFPRISRLRRDKPAHEADTIATLQAMID; via the coding sequence ATGCGCCGTTTTGCCCAGCTTCTCGACCGGCTTGTCTATACCCGGTCCCGCAATGCCAAACTCCGGCTGATCGCCGACTATCTCCGGTCGACGTCCGATCCCGATCGCGGCTGGGCGCTGGCCGCGCTGACCGGCTCCGTCGATATACCGGGAGTCAAACGGGCGGCGGTGAAAGCGATCGTCGACGAGCGCGTCGATCCCGTGCTGTTCCGGATGAGCCGGGACTATGTCGGCGATACGGCGGAAACCGTGTCGCTGATCTGGCCCGCCCGCGAAACGGCCGACACGGATATTGCGGACCTGAGCATCTCCGCCGTGATCGAGCGGCTGATGCGGCTCGGCCGCGCCGATGCCCCGGCTGCGCTGGCGGACATGCTCGACCGGCTCGATCCGCCGGGCCGCTATGCGCTGCTGAAACTGGCGATGGGCGGATTGCGCGTGGGCGTCTCCGCGCGGCTCGCCAAGACCGCCTTCGCCCAGGCCTTCGATCTCGACGTCGAAGCAGTGGAAGAGGTCTGGCACGGGCTGAAACCGCCCTATCCCGAACTGTTCGCCTGGGGCGATGGCGGCGAGCAGCCTTCGATCGACGATATCCCCGTGTTCCGCCCGTTCATGCTCGCCCATCCGCTAGGCGAAACGACCGTGTCGATGGACGAGTTCGCCGCCGAATGGAAATGGGACGGGATCCGCATCCAGCTCGTCCATGTCGGCGGCGAGACGCGGCTCTTCAGCCGCACCGGCGACGATATCTCACACAGCTTCCCCGATATCGCCGAGGCGTTTCGCGAAACCGGCGCGCTGGACGGCGAGCTGCTGGTGCGCGGCGAGGCGCAGGGCGGAACCGAAGGCGGCGCCGCGAGCTTCAATGCCCTGCAGCAGCGGCTGGGCCGCAAGAATGTCTCGGCCAAGATGCGGGCCGAGTTCCCCGCCTTTGTCCGGCTCTACGATATCCTGTTCGATGACGGCGAGGATCTGCGCGCCCTGCCATGGACCGCGCGGCGGGAACGGCTCGAAGCATTCGTTCCGCGCTTGCCGGATGACCGGTTCGATCTCTCTTCGATCATCGAGGCGGAGACGTTCGACGCGCTGGCCGCATTGCGCGACGGCGCGCGCGATGCGGCGATCGAGGGCGTCATGCTGAAGCGTCGCGACAGCGAATATCGGGCGGGCCGCAAGACCGGGCTCTGGTACAAATGGAAGCGCGACCCGCTGACCGCCGATTGCGTGATCATGTATGCGCAGCGCGGCTCGGGCAAGCGATCGAGCTTCTATTCCGACTATACCTTCGGCTGCTGGACGGCGGACGGCGAGCTGCATCCGGTCGGCAAGGCTTATTCGGGCTTTTCCGACGAGGAGCTCAAATGGCTCGACCGGTTCGTGCGCACCAATACGCTCAACCGTTTCGGGCCGGTGCGCGAGGTGGAAAAGACGCTCGTCGTCGAAGTGGCCTTCGATTCCGTGCATGAATCGAAGCGCCACAAATCGGGGCTCGCGATGCGCTTCCCGCGGATATCCCGCCTGCGCCGGGACAAGCCTGCACATGAAGCCGACACGATTGCGACATTGCAGGCGATGATCGACTAG
- a CDS encoding DMT family transporter — MSAFSLAALLMIVSGSLHATVNAMIKSGGDRYLHAALTSFASGAIALPLLFFVPLPHEAWGWLAIAIVLHLVYFVLLARTLDRGELSSAYPIYRGSAPLLTALVTIGLLGDTSTTSALAGIALIGGGILMMLRGRHASREVVLLSFATGAMTAAYTVVGAEGVRAVANPLSFILWLFLLMGIGNMILLPRFTTNRLGAAARAYGGSAAVAGLLSLGTFGLALYALSLGPTAELAALRETGMITATVISITILGERVTMSRIAAMITILVGAILILL; from the coding sequence ATGTCCGCCTTCTCCCTCGCCGCATTGCTGATGATCGTCTCGGGAAGCCTCCATGCGACCGTCAACGCGATGATCAAGAGCGGCGGCGACCGCTATCTCCATGCCGCACTGACCTCCTTCGCCAGCGGCGCGATCGCGTTGCCCCTGCTCTTCTTCGTGCCGCTGCCGCACGAGGCCTGGGGCTGGCTCGCCATCGCGATAGTCCTTCACCTCGTCTATTTCGTGCTGCTCGCGCGCACTCTCGATCGGGGCGAACTTTCTTCCGCCTATCCCATCTATCGCGGCAGCGCGCCCTTGCTGACGGCACTGGTCACGATCGGCCTGCTCGGCGACACGTCGACGACAAGCGCGCTGGCCGGTATCGCGCTGATCGGCGGCGGCATCCTCATGATGCTGCGGGGCCGCCATGCGAGCCGGGAGGTCGTTCTGCTGTCGTTCGCCACCGGCGCGATGACCGCCGCCTATACGGTGGTCGGTGCCGAAGGCGTGCGCGCCGTCGCCAATCCGTTGAGCTTCATCCTCTGGCTGTTCCTTCTGATGGGGATCGGTAACATGATCCTGCTCCCGCGCTTCACCACCAACCGGCTCGGCGCAGCGGCCCGGGCCTATGGCGGCAGCGCGGCGGTGGCCGGGCTTCTGTCGCTCGGTACCTTCGGACTGGCACTTTATGCGCTTTCGCTGGGCCCGACGGCGGAGCTCGCCGCATTGCGCGAAACCGGAATGATCACCGCAACCGTGATCTCGATCACCATTCTCGGGGAACGCGTGACTATGAGCCGGATAGCCGCCATGATCACGATCTTGGTCGGTGCGATCCTGATTTTGCTTTAA